CGGTGAGGTGGATTTTCTGGAAAAACCCTTCGTGTCCTTTGTTCGTTTGGCTCAGGCCACGACTCTGGGAGGCCTCACCGAGGTCCCTGTGCCGACAAGGTGGGTGTCGTCTCTGACaacttccttcctttcttttttttttttaaacccatacGTCATCTTAGGGGCGggttgttttttacctttaGGACGAGTGGTGTATACAGAGAGTTGAGACAACACGGGGTTAATCTCTCTTTAAAATTCGATTGTTTTTGCTCTGACAGGTTTCTCTTCATCCTGCTGGGTCCTCAGGGCAAAACCAAGTCCTACAATGAGATTGGCAGAGCGATCGCTACACTCATGGTGGACGATGTGAGTCACCGTCTGACCTCGATagacttc
This is a stretch of genomic DNA from Plectropomus leopardus isolate mb unplaced genomic scaffold, YSFRI_Pleo_2.0 unplaced_scaffold28078, whole genome shotgun sequence. It encodes these proteins:
- the LOC121937986 gene encoding electrogenic sodium bicarbonate cotransporter 4-like; this encodes LKNKFMKKIPRDAEASNVLIGEVDFLEKPFVSFVRLAQATTLGGLTEVPVPTRFLFILLGPQGKTKSYNEIGRAIATLMVDDLFSDVAYKARDREDLIAGVDEFLDEVIVLPPGEWDPKIRIEP